Proteins encoded by one window of Lathyrus oleraceus cultivar Zhongwan6 chromosome 1, CAAS_Psat_ZW6_1.0, whole genome shotgun sequence:
- the LOC127085440 gene encoding gibberellin 20 oxidase 2 — MESKSDIVSSSENENEVQILDSNLLYEETEMPKESYKLPWEIIQIGENRVNIPIINLEIMKGCDEVVLDVVADIVRVSCTKHGFFIVSDHGVDQNLINDTYREFDNIFKLPLFTKVGSMRYPWGYLGSHAWRSSSNLPWKESFTFQYKHYDESNSQIAEFFKSILGDDHQQARLVCQKYCDAMKKLSGPILELLAISLGLDPLYYQKEFKDAESMMRCNSYPSSNGDKVGTLGVGPHCDPSSITILFQDQVGGLEVLIDEIWYEIPHIPNTFVISIGDTFKVLTNGIYKSCSHRVMTNKEMERKTLAFFLCPKGDKILRAPKNILGKEELNIYPDFTWSQYFEFTQKKQYMVDHKTLMNFVSWLCASNASNK, encoded by the exons ATGGAATCGAAGTCTGATATCGTTTCTTCCTCAGAAAATGAAAATGAAGTCCAAATTTTGGACTCCAATTTGTTGTATGAGGAAACTGAGATGCCTAAAGAGTCCTATAAGTTACCTTGGGAAATAATCCAAATAGGTGAAAACAGGGTTAACATACCAATCATTAACTTAGAAATTATGAAAGGTTGTGATGAAGTTGTTTTGGATGTTGTTGCAGACATTGTGAGGGTTTCGTGCACGAAGCATGGCTTTTTCATAGTCTCTGATCACGGCGTGGATCAGAATTTGATAAATGATACTTATCGAGAATTCGACAATATTTTCAAACTTCCTTTGTTCACGAAGGTAGGTTCTATGAGGTATCCATGGGGCTACTTAGGTTCTCACGCATGGCGATCTTCTTCCAACTTACCATGGAAAGAGTCATTTACTTTTCAATACAAACATTACGACGAATCTAATTCACAGATTGCTGAGTTCTTCAAATCGATCTTAGGTGACGATCACCAACAAGCTCG GTTGGTGTGTCAAAAGTATTGTGATGCAATGAAAAAATTATCTGGACCGATTTTGGAGCTATTGGCCATTAGCTTGGGTCTGGACCCTCTTTATTATCAAAAAGAATTCAAAGATGCTGAGTCAATGATGAGATGTAATTCTTATCCTTCTAGCAATGGTGACAAAGTTGGCACCCTTGGTGTTGGTCCTCATTGTGATCCAAGCTCGATCACCATTCTTTTCCAAGATCAAGTTGGAGGTCTAGAAGTTTTGATTGATGAAATATGGTATGAAATTCCCCACATACCCAATACCTTTGTCATAAGCATAGGTGACACTTTTAAG GTGTTGACTAATGGGATATACAAGAGTTGCAGTCATAGAGTAATGACTAATAAGGAGATGGAGAGAAAGACACTAGCATTCTTTTTATGCCCAAAAGGAGACAAAATTCTCAGAgcccccaaaaatattttgggAAAAGAAGAGCTAAATATATATCCTGATTTCACATGGTCGCAATATTTTGAGTTTACTCAAAAGAAGCAGTATATGGTTGATCATAAGACTCTTATGAATTTTGTCTCATGGCTTTGTGCTTCCAATGCATCCAATAAATAA